The following nucleotide sequence is from Candidatus Gracilibacteria bacterium.
GTTGTTTCAAAACAATATATTTTTTTTTTTATTATTTCATAGTACTGACCAATAAAAGAAGTGGAATCTAAACATTGAATTTCTTTTTCTAAAAGAGTAGTTGTAAATAAACAATGTCTTTTAATTTTTGAAATCCTTCTTATTTCTCTATTTTCATGTAAATAATAATTTTTAATAAATTGATATACTTTTTTTGCTAATCTTTTCGCTTTAATCATATTTTTCTATTTTTTTATTTATTCCATACCCCATTCGCTTTAAAGTTAATTAGTTTGGAATACTGAATATAAACAATAAACGTTTGTATTAGTGCAAAAAACACATTAGAAATGAGAACTCCTTTTATTCCCAATAAATGTCCTAGAAATATCGCTGTGGGAATATTACATATAGCTGCTGCTAAACCTATGTATAATTGAAGGCTTATTTTACCAACACCATTTAAGAAATGTGCAAATATTCCATTCCATGCCATAAGAATAATCCAAATTAGGGTTAATAGTGATACGGAAAAAGGCACAACAAAATCTTTTCCAATCCATATTTTAAAAATAAAATCTGAAAAAACAAAAAGAATAATTCCTGCTAAAACCAGAAAAAGCCAAATTTTCATTAGTTTTTTAATAACGCTCTTTATCCATATAATATCATGCTTTGTCCATGCCTCTGTAAATGCGCTCCAAAAAGGGTAAACAATGATCATAAAGCCCATCATCAAAACATTAAAATACTTAAAAGCAACATTGTAGGGAGTTACCATTGCTGGACCAAATAACTGAGAAATAATCATATTATTGGTTTGGTATAATAAAACGGCTCCTATATTTATTAAAAAAAATTTTAAACCTAAGCTAAACAAATCTTTAGCTTTACTAAAGTCTATTGTTTTAAATGAAGGTTTATAAGGTTTGTATTTACGATTGAAAAACCAAAAAGTAGAGATTGTCAAAACAATAGGTGTTACTGTGCAATAAATTAAACCTAAAGACAAGAGTGAACTTTTACTTACTTTTGTGAGAATGAAAATGAATATTAGTGATAGTGTTTTCCCAATTAAATCAAAAATGGCACTTTTAGCAGGTTGTTGATTTGCATTAAGAATAACCCCAATCAGATTGAGAACAAAAGTCA
It contains:
- a CDS encoding oligosaccharide flippase family protein, which codes for MKRIINILKNNLGFGQGHERSKRAKKNIAALFVIKGTNIALGLILVPITINYLDPTKYGIWITLTSLVAWFGFFDIGLGNGLRNRFAEALAKGNHKLAKTYVSTTYAILIIIISVVLVIFYCINFFIDWGIILNAGDDILLNKELSYLAIVVFTSFGLTFVLNLIGVILNANQQPAKSAIFDLIGKTLSLIFIFILTKVSKSSLLSLGLIYCTVTPIVLTISTFWFFNRKYKPYKPSFKTIDFSKAKDLFSLGLKFFLINIGAVLLYQTNNMIISQLFGPAMVTPYNVAFKYFNVLMMGFMIIVYPFWSAFTEAWTKHDIIWIKSVIKKLMKIWLFLVLAGIILFVFSDFIFKIWIGKDFVVPFSVSLLTLIWIILMAWNGIFAHFLNGVGKISLQLYIGLAAAICNIPTAIFLGHLLGIKGVLISNVFFALIQTFIVYIQYSKLINFKANGVWNK